The Ignavibacteriales bacterium genome has a segment encoding these proteins:
- a CDS encoding class I SAM-dependent methyltransferase has protein sequence MGRLLNRTTSSHNALVFNQMAIQRSDRVLEIGFGGAALLKKIVQSASEGFVAGIELSEEMVANSRERFQDMIKSGRLEIKKGTVEALPFPDANFNKACTVNTIYFWSDLDRCFTELFRVIRPGGELVIGYTADKDVSGAGLDKCGFIPYSTEELKVALVARGFTPGLLQMGSDKRGNYFVLTAQRAG, from the coding sequence ACCAAATGGCAATCCAGCGATCAGATCGCGTACTTGAAATCGGTTTTGGTGGTGCAGCATTGCTAAAAAAAATAGTTCAGAGTGCGTCGGAGGGATTTGTTGCAGGTATTGAACTCTCTGAAGAGATGGTGGCAAATAGCAGAGAACGATTTCAAGATATGATCAAGTCTGGTCGTCTAGAGATTAAGAAAGGAACCGTTGAAGCATTGCCATTTCCGGATGCTAATTTTAATAAAGCTTGCACTGTGAATACTATTTACTTCTGGTCTGATCTTGATAGATGTTTTACAGAGTTGTTTCGAGTTATTAGGCCTGGTGGCGAGTTGGTAATTGGTTACACAGCAGATAAAGATGTCAGTGGAGCAGGTTTAGATAAATGCGGATTTATACCTTATTCGACTGAAGAACTAAAGGTTGCTCTCGTAGCGAGAGGATTTACACCTGGCTTACTTCAAATGGGTTCAGACAAGCGAGGTAATTATTTTGTGCTCACTGCTCAACGTGCGGGCTAA